In a single window of the Melanotaenia boesemani isolate fMelBoe1 chromosome 22, fMelBoe1.pri, whole genome shotgun sequence genome:
- the LOC121634103 gene encoding uncharacterized protein LOC121634103, producing MPKVYSAQQALDMILDHVNPCDSDGDDVVLQMSSDSEVSSDEETSLPPVKRGRVETHTGPVEKAKDGTVWCEEQVGRPFNQSPVEPYATDGEPTALVRRTVSSCLQSFLCFITLDMLRTVQEWTVQHGCRTEESSWFMAVPELMAFIAILLLRGVIRLPSLRDTWSSKLGHPLITRIMARNRFQDIMQHLRFDDMDTRSERAETDRFAAVADIWRSFVSNCISSYNPGRHITIDEQLFPSKTRCCFLQYIATKPDKFGIKFWVACDLKSKYVCNVIPYLGKDPSRPSGERLSENVVMKLMEPFMDKGRTVTTDNFFTSLSLAQRLLNRKTTLLGTVNKIRWELPGSAKQAMNRQEFSTQVFSTSGVTLTVYVPKRRKTVCILSSMHSVVQTEDTRKKKPNTVTDYNSMKRGVDVMDQMVREYSVRSGTRRWPVAVFYNMIDMAALNAYVLYQACTGVQERRVDFLVELASKLAQSHLGAKKVNKENLLRQQPPTPDQGKRAMCQVNCRCKRNHASVRCVDCYRYTCGKCRKEVAWQCQVCSDNAGQNH from the coding sequence ATGCCAAAAGTCTACAGCGCTCAGCAGGCTTTGGACATGATCCTGGATCATGTCAACCCTTGCGACTCAGATGGAGATGATGTCGTCCTTCAGATGAGCTCAGATTCTGAAGTTTCTTCTGATGAGGAGACTTCACTGCCCCCAGTAAAGAGAGGTCGAGTGGAGACCCACACTGGGCCAGTGGAGAAGGCAAAGGACGGCACAGTATGGTGTGAAGAACAGGTGGGGAGGCCTTTCAATCAAAGCCCAGTAGAACCATATGCTACAGACGGAGAGCCGACAGCTTTGGTCAGAAGAACGGTGTCCAGTTGCCTACAGAGCTTCCTCTGCTTCATCACTCTTGACATGCTTCGAACTGTTCAGGAGTGGACTGTTCAGCATGGATGTCGGACAGAGGAGAGCAGTTGGTTCATGGCCGTCCCTGAACTAATGGCGTTTATTGCCATTCTTCTCTTGCGAGGGGTAATTAGACTTCCATCACTGCGTGACACATGGTCTTCAAAACTGGGCCACCCACTGATCACCAGGATCATGGCTCGAAACCGCTTCCAagacatcatgcaacacctacgctttgatgaCATGGACACACGTAGTGAACGAGCTGAGACTGACAGGTTTGCTGCAGTTGCTGATATTTGGAGGTCTTTCGTTTCCAACTGTATCTCATCCTACAACCCAGGCAGGCACATCACCATTGATGAACAACTTTTTCCGTCAAAGACTCGCTGCTGTTTCTTGCaatacattgcaacaaaaccggacaagtTTGGTATCAAGTTCTGGGTGGCATGTGACCTGAAATCTAAGTATGTGTGCAATGTCATCCCATATCTTGGAAAAGACCCCAGTCGTCCTTCTGGAGAGAGACTTTCTGaaaatgtggtgatgaagctgATGGAACCGTTTATGGACAAAGGAAGAACTGTGACCACAGACAACTTCTTCACATCACTATCACTGGCGCAACGACTGCTCAACCGGAAGACCACtctccttggcacagtcaataAGATTCGATGGGAGCTTCCAGGTTCAGCAAAACAAGCTATGAACCGCCAAGAATTCAGTACTCAGGTGTTTTCAACCTCTGGTGTCACACTGACTGTCTATGTGCCTAAACGGAGAAAGACCGTCTGCAtcctcagcagcatgcacagcGTGGTTCAGACTGAAGACACACGAAAGAAGAAGCCAAACACAGTCACCGACTACAACAGCATGAAGCGTGGTGtcgatgtgatggaccagatggtgcgagAGTACAGTGTCCGCTCAGGAACACGGCGATGGCCAGTCGctgtgttctacaacatgatagACATGGCAGCATTGAATGCCTATGTGCTTTATCAGGCGTGCACTGGGGTGCAGGAGAGGCGGGTGGACTTCCTGGTGGAGCTTGCCAGTAAGCTTGCTCAGTCACATTTGGGAGCCAAGAAAGTCAACAAGGAGAACCTTCTTCGCCAACAACCTCCCACACCGGACCAAGGGAAAAGAGCAATGTGCCAGGTGAACTGTCGTTGCAAGAGAAATCACGCTAGTGTGCGCTGTGTAGATTGCTACAGGTACACGTGTGGCAAATGCAGAAAGGAGGTGGCATGGCAGTGCCAAGTCTGCTCAGACAATGCAGGTCAAAATCACTGA
- the LOC121634104 gene encoding zinc finger protein OZF-like, protein MESYQAEPRVPCHKGGTMAQSGWGAVDNRLVETGTSLPMMVAALKSEDDDDKEFQPWSYSAHLHQAQTEGNTDVETPTNNPDKQIKSESDGEDCGGPELTSNPDPSSYLQPDSDKKASGSSEIKHLSHLKPEMEDDDKSWNHMKEHGSGVRDDVECNSAKKSLICSECGEEFHYQKSFQRHLTQHSDERSFSCTNSKKHFKVAQNVNVQKRVHTGDRPFSCEECGKRFSQKSSLNRHLRLHTGDRLFGCDECGQRFSRKTSLNQHMRIHTGDRPFSCDECGHRFSHKKILNRHMRIHTGDRPFSCDECGHRFSQKNNLNRHVKIHTKDRPFSCDECGHRFSQKDNLNQHMRIHTGDRPFICDECGQRFSRKTSLNQHMRTHTGDRPFSCDECGQRFSQKNNLNAHIRIHTGDRPFSCDECGHRFSRKTHLNQHTRIHTGEKPFGCDKCGQRFSYKTSLNLHMRIHTGEKPFSCGVFAKLCGVKV, encoded by the coding sequence ATGGAGTCTTATCAAGCAGAACCTAGAGTCCCATGTCATAAAGGAGGAACTATGGCCCAATCAGGATGGGGAGCAGTTGATAACAGGCTGGTAGAGACTGGCACCAGTTTACCAATGATGGTGGCCGCTCTGaagagtgaagatgatgatgataaagaatTTCAACCTTGGTCATATTCAGCCCACCTTCATCAAGCCCAAACTGAAGGCAACACAGATGTAGAGACTCCAACCAACAACCcagataaacagataaaatcagAAAGTGATGGAGAGGACTGTGGAGGACCAGAACTAACCAGTAACCCAGACCCAAGCAGTTATTTACAGCCAGATAGTGACAAAAAAGCTTCAGGCTCTTCTGAGATAAAACATTTGTCACATTTGAAACCTGAAATGGAAGACGATGATAAAAGTTGGAATCACATGAAGGAACATGGGTCAGGTGTACGCGATGATGTGGAGTGTAACTCTGCCAAAAAATCCCTCATCTGCTCTGAATGTGGTGAAGAGTTTCACTACCAAAAATCTTTCCAGAGACACTTGACACAGCATTCAGATGAAAGGTCTTTCAGCTGTACGAACagtaagaaacattttaaagtagcacaaaatgtaaatgtgcagaaaagagtccacacaggagacagaccattcagctgtgaggaatgtggaaaaagatttagtcaaaagtcaAGCTTAAACCGACACCTGAGActccacacaggagacagactATTcggctgtgatgaatgtggacaacgATTTAGTCGAAAGACAAgtttaaaccaacacatgagaatccacacaggagacagaccattcagctgtgatgaatgtggacatagatttagtcACAAGAAAATCTTAAacagacacatgagaatccacacaggagacagaccatttagttgtgatgaatgtggacatagatttagtcaaaaaaacaacttaaaccgACACGTGAAAATCCACACAAAAGAcagaccattcagctgtgatgaatgtggacatagatttagtcaaaaagacaacttaaaccaacacatgagaatccacacaggagacagaccattCATCTGTGacgaatgtggacaaagatttagtcgaaagacaagcttaaaccaacacatgagaacccacacaggagacagaccattcagctgtgatgaatgtggacaaagatttagtcagaAGAACAACTTGAATGCACACAttagaatccacacaggagacagaccatttagctgtgatgaatgtggacatagatttagtcgaaagacacacttaaaccaacacacgagaatccacacaggagaaaaaccatTCGGCTGTGataaatgtggacaaagatttagttacaagacaagcttaaacctacacatgagaatccacacaggagagaaaccattcagctgtgggGTTTTTGCTAAATTATGTGGCGTCAAAGTTTAA